The Chryseobacterium sp. JV274 sequence AGATTGTTTTGCAGCTAAAGCCTGCTCATATTGCTGTTCTGTAATAGAATGATCTTTTACAAGATTAGCATATCTCTTCAAATCCTGAGAAGTTTTCCAAACGTTTACTTTTGCCGCTTCTATCTGAGCATTAGCAGTTACTACTGCCGCTTCTGAAGAACCGATATTTTTAGAAGTAGCTGTTGTAGTAGCTTCTGCATTTGAAATATTGCTTTTAGCAGTAGATAATGCTGCCTGAGCCTGTTCAAGAGCCATTTTCTGATCTCTGTTATCCAAAATCACCAACGTATCTCCTTTCTTTACAAACTGGTTGTCTTTTACTTTTACCTGAGCTACATATCCTGAGATTTTAGAAATTACCGGTGACATATTGGAAGCAATCTGAGCATCGTCAGTTTCTTCATGATACTGTCCGTAAGTAAAGGCTCTGTAACCATAGAATCCTCCTCCGATTACTACTGCCGCTAAAATGATAGGAAAAACTAAACTTTTTTTCTTTTTAGGTTCAGCTGCCTGTGTATTATTATTTTCCATTTTGGTTTCGATCTGATTATTTAATTGTTAAAGTTCCTGTTGTCTGTAATAGTTTTCTGTATGCTAAGGCAGCATCTGCTTTAGCATTGATCACTCCAACGTTGGCTGCAATCTGAGCCGCATCTGCATCCAGTAATTCTGTCATGGTTGCAAGACCGTTGTCGTATTTATTTTTTGTAATTCTGTAATTTTCATTTGCCTGCTCAGCAGATTTTTCGAAAACAACAATTCTCTTTTTTGAATAGTCTGTATTCTGATACTCTCTGTTGACATCAAGCTTAATGTTATCATTCAATAGCTCATCTGTAGCGGCAAGTTGTTTTTCTCTCGCCTGCGACTGTCTTAATGAAGAGTTTTCTTTCCATAAGTTGGATAAGTTATAAGAAACCCCGATTCCTACATTGATAGCATTGTATACAGTAAGAAACTTAGGAATATCTGCGGCTACATAGCCTCCGGTAAATGCAATAGAAGGAAGATTTTCAGCTTTTGCCGCTTTTGATCCCAACTCTGCCGCTTTTCTCTGTTGTGCCAAAGCCTGTAAGTCCTTACGGTTTTCTCTGGCTTCAGTTACATAAAAATCAACAGGTTTCACATCTGAACCTTCTTCAATATAGTTTTCATCTACTACTAACTCTGTAGTTTCAGGAATTCCTAGCAACAAATCCATATTGATGTTGGCAATATTGTAGTTGTTCTTAGCTTCCAATAGCTGAAGTTCGATATTTGAAGTCTGAAGGTTTGCTTTTAATCTGTCATTTCTCGCAATCAAACCATTGTTTTCCATTTTAAGGAATGTTTCATCTCTTTTTTGAGAAGCAGCAAGGTTTTCTTCAAAAACTTTAATAGACTGATTGGCTTTAAATAAGTTGTTGTAAGCCTGGGCAACATTATAAGCAATCGCAATTTTGTCGTTCTCAGTGCTTAATTTCGAAGCTTCTACCAAATATTTCGCTGACTGAATACCATACTTGATTCTTCCTCCGCTGTAAATTGGAACACTAAGATTAGCTGAACCGTAAAGTACTTGATGTACTTCGGGACCTCCTGCTCCTGAAACACCCGGAAGTTTGATATCTACATTCGGTTTTATCGGAAGATACATATAGCTGCCTGATACTTTCAATTCCGGTAACTGTCTGTTTTTAGCTTCCAAAAGATCAGCTGTAGCCTCTTCGATCTTGGCTGCATCGATCTTGAGATTCTTGCTGTTCTGGATTCCCAACTGTACAGCTTCGTCAAGAGAAAGTGTTTTTTTCTCCTGAGCATTTGCATTTGCTATTCCTACGAATAGTGATAATGCAATCACTGAGTTATTTATTCTCTTCATAACCTAAAAGGTCTTTTAGTAAGTATTTAATATGTTTATTAAGTTCTGTATAGTATTTTGCATCAAAAGTTTCCTCATCCTCTGTTTCATTCAGAAACTCTTTATACATTTCTTTTGCATTGAATGCATAAAATAAGGTTCCGCTTATAGTGGAATGAAGGAGATAAATAGGTGGATTTTTGGTGAAAATTCCATTTTTAAGACCGCTTTCCAATATTTGTGAATACATAGAAAGGAATCCCATTTTAGTTTGTTTCAAAAATTCTATAATCTGAGGATTCTTACTATACAGCTGTTCTCTCTGCATAATCCTGTAAAAGCATTTTTGAGTACGGATCTTGTTAGAAAACTGATCGATTACTTTTTCAATCTTCTGCCACTCGTTGATATCGGTTCTTCCCAAAAGGTCTTTTGAAAAAAACTGACCTTCATTCATTCTGTATTCTACTAATTTCTCATAAAGTTTTTCCTTAGAGCCAAAATAATACGAAATCATAGAAATATTTACATTAGCATCCTTTGCAATTTCACGGGTGGAAGTTCCTTCGAATCCCTTTTCTGCAAAAAGCTTCTCGGCTGCGAATAATATATTTTCTTCTTTTGAAATCATGTTAGTGTTCATTTTTCAGGGCGCAAATGTACACAAGTTTTAACACAAATCAAACGATTGATTGATTTTTTAATATAGATTTAATTTATTGTAAAGAAAAGACGTTTTCTATAATGGGCACTGAAACTGCTGGAAAGCCTGTTTTCAGACAAAAACAACCTCAGAAAGCTTAATAATAATGGAGTATTTAGAGAAATTTCACTGCAAAATGTGAATCTTTAACACAATGTTAATGTAAAATGTATTAAAAAAAAGGAAAAACAGAAACAAAAAACTCCGGCTGCTACCGGAGTTTTATTTATGTGCTTTTGTGAATATATCTTGATAATTTTATGCCAAGATCGGTCCAGACAATTTTAGGATTTCCGTTTCGGGTAAGGTGCAGATCCGCAGTATTGATTTCTTCCAGAATACTTTCAATATTGGCGCCACTGATAAATTTTGAAAACCCTGCCCAATTGAAGCCGTTCGCATTAATCTTTTTATACACCAGATTTTCGGACTGATAATTCTGAAGTAATGCCAGTCTGAAGATTTCAGAACAGTAGTTCAGGAAATTTTTCTGCTTTTCCCTGTTCCATCCTGCTATTTCTCTTGCCCAAAGAATGATACTTCTCAGATACTCAGGTTTCTTTTTCACCATAAATGCATCTCTCACCCACTGTACAAAGAGCTTTTCGAATTCATTACTTTTATCTCCAGAATTCAACAGTTTTATGGCATCATTGAGATCTCCCTGCGCTTCATGAACAATCTCTTTCACTTTTTCTTCTGAAACAGAAAAGTTCTTTTTGAGATGGTTTTCAATATCTTCATCATGTATTCTCGGGATTTCTACAATCTGCGTTCTAGAAAGGATGGTAGGAAGAATATCATTGGTACTTTCCGCAGTAAGAAGGATGATTGTTTTAGCCGGTGGTTCTTCTAAAAATTTCAAAAACTTGTTGGAAGCGGCAATATTCATTTTATCAGCTCTCCAGACGATAAGAATTTTAGTTCCTCCTTCAAAACTTTTCAAAGAAAACTTCTGGTTCTGGTCATCAATTTCATCTGCGGAAATAAACAGCTGCTTATTTTCCGACTCTAAAAAAGCAGTCCAGTCATCATAGCTTGCATAAGGAGAAGCCATGATCATTTCTCTGAATTCATCAAATTTATTCTTACTTAAAGAATTTCTATTATCCGTAAAAACAGGAAAGCTGAAATGCAGATCCAGGTGATTGAGATGTTCTACTTTCGCTGCAGCATGTTCATTCTCACGATTTAGAATCTCTTTTGCATAGGCTAAAACCATAGGTAAAGTTCCGTATCCCTCTTTTCCTACAAAAAGTTGGGCATGGCTCACTCTGTTTTCGGCAATGCTTTCTCTAAGAATTTTTTTCAGATTCGTCTGTCCGGCGATGTTCTCCCAATTCATGTTTCAAAGATAAAAAATCTTATCTCAATTTATAAAATTAAGTCTGCTTAAAATGTATAAAACTATAGATTACAAATTTCAAAAGAGATCACTCCTATCCTATTATAGGAAATATCAATAATAAGATTAGAATAAAACTTAAAATTAAATTTTACACAATTTAATTTTAAGCAATAAATTTACGGAGTGAAATTTTTCGTAAATTCATTACGGTTTCACATCATTTTCAACTAGTAAAAATCATACACCAATGGATACAAACCTGGAACAAAAAATCAAAGGTATATTTCAACAGCAGAAAACCTTTTTCAAAACCAATAAGACTAAAGATATTGAATTCAGAAAAGCGCAATTAAGAAAATTCCGTAAAGTTTTTTTGCAGCATACGGATGATCTTTGTGAAGCCCTGTCTATTGATCTGGGAAAAAGCAGAAAGGAAGCAGAGTATGTGGAAATTCAAATTGTCATTAGTGAGCTGGATTATTTTCTGGAGAATATTGATGAATGGGCAAAACCAACTTCCGTCCCTTCAAAGCCACATCCATCAGGAGCTGAAGTGGTAAGCAAAGTAATGTATGAACCTTATGGTGTTACCTATATTATTGGCCCTTTCAACTATCCGGTTCAGCTTACATTCAGTCCGCTTATTGGCGCTTTGGTAGCCGGAAATACAGCTATTCTAAAACCTTCTGAAAATACACCTCATGTTGCCCAGGTTCTTGAAAATATTGTAAAAGAGTCTTTCGATGAATCTTATGTAGCAGTCATTCAGGGAGCTATTGAAGAGAATACTCTATTATTAAGCCTTCCTTTTGATTATATTTTCTTTACAGGAAGTCCGAATGTTGGAAAAATTGTGATGAAAGCAGCCGCAGAGCAATTAATACCTCTGGCATTGGAACTTGGGGGAAAATCGCCAACGATTGTTCACAAAGATGCAGATCTTGATAAGGCGGTAGCAAGAATATCTTACGGAAAGTGGATTAACTGTGGGCAAACGTGTGTTGCTCCGGACTATATTTACATCCATGAATCTATAAAGGGTGCATTTATTGAAAAGTTTAAAGCGCATTTAAATACTACTTATGAAGGTCAGTCATTAGGGAAAATCGGGAAAATTGTGAGCCAAAATCAAATTAAACATCTAGCCGGTTATTTGGAAGCAGCTCCTGAAAAAGTGATCTATGGGGGCAGCTATGATCTGGAAACCCGTCATTTTGAAGCTACTTTAATGGATAATATCACCTGGAATGATCAGGTAATGCAGCAGGAGATCTTCGGCCCTATTCTTCCTATCATGACATATAGTGATATTAATGAGGCTCTGGAAGAAATAAACAGCCGCCCAAAACCACTGGCATTATATGTTTTTACAGAAAACCAGGAATTTGCAGATAACGTTTTGCATCATACCACAAGCGGAGATGCGGAGATCAACAGTACAATTATCCATGTGGGTTCGCATTATTTACCTTTTGGGGGTGTAGGAACTTCAGGAATGGGAAAATATCATGGAAAGTTCAGCTTTGAAAGCTTTAGCCACAGCCGATCCGTGCTTCAGGTAAAATAATAAATAGAGATAATAAGTCCTATAAACTAAGGCTGTTCAATATAGAACAGCCTTTTTTATATAATAGAACTGATATTTTAACTGATGAAAATTTGCATTTTTCTTTGAAAGAAAGGCCCTTAACAAACTTTAACCACATATAATTTTTACAATTCATTAATATTTAAGATATTTGCGCATTGTTTTAAAAATAAAGAATGAAAAAAATCTTTGTAGTATCATTCATATCAGTTGGATATTTTCTAAATGCACAGAGTCTAAGCAACTCGCCTTATGCAACGTATGGAATTGGAGATGTGAAATATGATAATACGATCGAGACTACTTCTATGGGAGGTATATCAACTGCTTTTATAAGTGATTTCACTAGTAGTTTCAATTTTGCCAACCCGGCAAACAACGCCAATTTTGAACTTACGAGTATCAGACTGGAGGCTACCAATGAAAACAATTATTTCAAATCGAACTATAACGATATGAAATCTACAAAGCATTCTACGTATCTTTCCAATATTTCTCTTGCATTTCCACTATCTCCAAAAGTGAAAATGGGGATTTCATACCAGCCATACAGTTCTAAAAGTTACGATATCGTAAATGAACAATTGGCTGCAGACGGAACTCCAATGTATAAAAATAACTTTAAAGGCAGCGGAACATTGAATGCTGCACAGGTTGCTGTTTCTTATAAAATTAATCAGGAACTTTCTGTGGGAGCAAGAGCGAACCTTTATTTTGGAGACCTTAATGACCTTAATGAATTCCGTGCGTACAACCCTGCTACAGGTAGTTATGCTGGTGAATATGTTAACGGTTATCAAACTAAAAACAGAGTCAGAAACTTTAATTTTACGCTTGGTACAAGCTACCAGACTTTAAATACCCGTACTGATAAGAAATTCACAGTAGGAGCAACTGCTACTTTTGGTAACACAAGTAATATGACTACTGAATACGTCAACAGTACTTACAGATACTCTGATGCTCAGGAAACCAATAAGGTATATGAGACAATCATAGATCAGCAGGAAACAAAATCTAAAAACCTTCTTCCATTACAAGCATCCGTAGGGGTTGGATATGGAAGTGAAAACCATTGGTTCTTATCAGGACAGGTGGATTATAAAAAAGGAGAAGATATCTCTTATTTTGGTAAAACTTTCGACTTTCAGGATACGTACAGAGTTTCTGCCGGTGGATGGTACCTTCCTAACTATAATAACTTCAGAAACTACTTTTCAAGGGTAATCTACAGATATGGAGCTTTCTATGAAAGAGGAAACCTTAAACTGGAAGGAACAAGCATCAACAAATTCGGTATTTCTGCCGGGGTAATGCTTCCATTCAAAACAAGTAGTATCACAAGAATGAGTGGTCTGGAAATAGGTCTGGAAGTAGGTAAAAGAGGAACTCTTAAAAACAACCTGATCAATCAAAATTTTGTCAACCTGAAAATCGGCTTTAATTTTGCTGATAAATGGTTCCGAAAGACTCTTTATAACTAGAATGAATTTTTCAAAAAAAATATCATATAAAAATATAGCATGCCTTTTTAGTTGTGCTATATTTTTTATATTGACATCCTGTGAAGAGGATCTTACCAAAAGAAATGGCAGCCAAAGCAAAAATTTCCCTTCACAAATTATCAACAACGCCAATATTATACAGCGTGACTCCGGCTTTATCACTTTAAAAGCCAAAGCACCCATCATTGAAAAGTATGAGCTGATTGACAGCCCTTATGTAGTAGCCAGAAAAGGAATTGACATTGAGTTTTTTGATAAAAAGAAACCTAAAGTTCCGGGAAGGATTACAGCTAAATACGCCCGTATCTTTGAATATAAAAAATTCTACGAAGCCAAAGGTGACGTAAGGATAAAAACCAATGAAGGACAGAGATTTGCAATGCAGAGTATTTATTGGGATCAAAGAAAGAACAGAATCTATACTAAAGATACAGTATATGTTACCATGGAAGACGGCTCTACGCTGGTAGGCGCCAATGGAATGACTGCAAAGGATGACTTTTCAGAATATACTTTCTATAACAACTCAGGAGATTTCAGTTCAAAGAGAATTTCTGAGAATAAAAAATAATCCAAAAAAATAATGAAAGCTCTGGCTATTGGACTGATGTCCGGGACAAGTATGGACGGTTTGGATATCTGTCTTGCTGAATTTGAGAAACAAGACAAATGGACCTTTCAGATCCTGAAAGCCGAGACAATCCCCTATTCTGAGGATTGGGAAAACAAACTTCGAAACTCTATTCATCTTTCTGCTGAAGATTTACTGGAACTGCATTCAGAATATGGTTTTTACCTTGGCCGGCAGGTGAAAAAATTCATTCATAAGCATCAGCTCGAAAACATCAGCATGATTGCATCTCACGGTCATACGATTTTCCATCAGCCTAAGCGAAAATTTACCCTTCAGATAGGAGACGGCAGAGCAATCAAACTGGAAACAGGATTACCCGTTATCTATGATTTCAGAAGCCAGGATGTGCTGATGAATGGAAACGGAGCTCCGTTGGTTCCTATAGGTGATGAATTACTTTTTTCAGAGTATAACGCCTGCTTAAACCTTGGCGGGTTTTCCAACATATCTTTACATTCAGACGGAAAAAGAATCGCTTTTGATATAGCTCCGGTTAATATTGTATTGAATCATTTAGCACAACAAATCAACAAAAGTTTTGATGAAAACGGAGCGCTTGCTCAAAAAGGAGAAATAAATGAAGCTTTGCTGAACGATCTTAATACTTTAGATTTCTACCAGCATTCACACCCAAAATCTTTGGGAATCGAATGGTGCAATAAACATATATTTCCGGCTCTTAAAAACATTGAAATCTTAGATGCCCTTGCCACTTTTACGGAACACACCGCACAGCAGATCGCCAATGTTATCAATAAAAATAATATAAAGGATATTCTTATCACCGGCGGAGGTGCTTACAACTCATTTTTAATTGAAAAAATAAGATCAAAAACACAAGCTGAAGTGATTATCCCTAAAAAAGAAATCATTGATTATAAGGAAGCCCTGATCTTCGCTTTCATGGGTGTTTTAAAAGTAAATAATGAAGTGAATGTACTGTCTTCTGCTACAGGAAGTTCCTATGACCACTGTTCAGGGGTCATTGCATAACAATTTTCATATCAAAATAAAAAAACCTTCAAAAATGAAGGTTTTTTTGTTATTTATAGGCTTCGATTTTATCGGTAAGCGTATTGATAAAGTTCTGTAAAGGTTTTTCCACCATCATTTTGATGAATGGATTGAATTTTCCCTCGAATAACATCTGAACTTCAGTCTGATTATCACTGATTGGGTTTAAAGTTGCTGTTAATGTGAAATCCAAGCTTGAACTTGCAGATTTTAAAACAGCTTTCTGATCATCTACTTCGTCTATTTTTAACGCGATTTCCGGCATTCCCTGTAATCCGAATTTAAATCCGTTATCTCTTGTTTCAAATTTTTGAAGACCATCCGGCATAAAATCTTTATAGTTTTCAGGTGATTTTAACAACTCGGTAAGTTCTTTAGATGATTTATTGACAATAATCTTTCGTCCTTCTAAATTCATTTTTTATTTTTGTATTTAAATTCTTAACTATTACAAATGTATAAAGTTTTTGCGTACCTTTACTATTAACTGATAATCAATACTTTATTTACTACATAAATTTTTGATAGTAAAAAATAGTAAAAACCCAAAACATACATTACATGAAAAATTTCGAAGTACGAGTGTTTTCATCTAAAAACATGGATGAAAAATGGTACGTCTACATTTACCACAATAGCAAAATTATAAAAAAAATCTACAAAGGCATCAACTCTGAGCGTTCTTTTGAAGAAAGAATGATAAAGGCTGAAACTTTAAAGAGGATTATCGAAAAAGAAATCAATGAAGGATGGAATCCTCAGTCCAAAAAGAAGAACCAATCAATGACGATATTCCAAGCATTGGAATTTGGTCTTGATAAAAAGAAGGCATCTTTAGCCTCCGGATCATATGGTGAATATTCTATTGCAGTGAATATTTTTAAGCACTATGGAGCTATAGAAGGATTCGACAAAATTTCTATTCAAAATTGCGAGCGTTATCACATTAAGACCATTTTAAATGCTGCAAGAAATGACAGGAGTTGGTCATCTATGAATTATAATAAAACATTAAGAAGGTATAGTTCTATCTTCTCCGAGTTAATTGAGTGGGAAATAATCACATCTAATCCAGCTAGAGATATTAAGTCTTTGAAAGAAGAGAATAGAGGTGGATATGAAGTCATGACAAAGAAAGAGCAAAAAAAGGCGTTTAGTCATTTGAAAAAGCTAAACTTCAATTACTACGTTTTTTGTTCAATAGTTTATTATATGGGAATACGTCCAGGTGAATTACTACGATTGAGATGTAAGGACGTGGATGTTGAAAGGAAGATAATTAAAATTAATTCGGTGTATTCCAAAACAAAAAAAACAAGAGTTGTTCCAATTATAGGAACAATAAAGAAGCTAATATATTCTTTTGATCTTTCAGATCCTGATTTATTTCTTTTTGGACACCCTATCCCTGGCAAATTGCCATTTTTGAAAGAAAATTTCTTCTGTCCAAATAAGTATCAGTTTGATAGGGCTTACCCTACTAAATTATGGAAAAGGGAAATAATTGATGGATTAAAAATTAATAAGAAATTGTATTCAAACAAGCATAAAGGCGCAAGTGATAAGCTTAGAGCAGGTATAGATATTGAAACTATTGCGGCAATTTTTGGACATTCAAGACAAAAAATGACAGAGTTGTATGCAGATTATATAAAAGAACTTCGTTTCGAGAAGGCGCAAAATGTTGTATTAGACGAGTATTAAACTTAAGGCGTAGCTAAAATGTTACGCCTTTTATTTTGGTATTCTAGAATCTTTCCGTATCCATTCAATACCATCAATAGGATGGTCTTTTGTAAGTATTAAATCCGGCTTAATAGGCTTTTGCAATACTATTTGTGTTTCCTGTTTTTTACCAACCTCAATACCTCTTAAAATGATTGAGAAAGTAACCTGTTCACCTATTTTTAAGAATCCAGTTCTGAATGCAAGTTTATTGTATGCATAAATATCTAGCAGCTGATCTTTTTCAAATGACTTTATCCTGATGATTCTCTCTGTAAAATCATCTTTTTCAGTTTCTTCAAAAATTTTCAAAACAACACCAGAAATTTGCATAATTAAATTTACAATTTTCCGGCAAAGCAAAACCCTTTATACGTCAGAACTTGACGCATTAAAAAGTTATCCACAAAAAAATCCCCGACCTAAATCGAGGATATATTAATTACTAACTCATTTCATAGAAAATGAGAAATCAAATATAATATTTTAAATCAAAAATCCCCGGAAAACCGAGGATAAAACTAATAACCATGAAAACTCAAATTAATGAGTTGTATTGTAAATTTCGTTTGCCTTTTGAATCAAACTATTTGTAACATGCTTCCTATCTACATTATGGAAATATTTTTCCTGAAAATCCGGTGTATCTAAAGATGTTACATAAATCTTTCCTAAATAGTAAGAACTTGTAATATCAACATGGATATTTATTTCCACAAAGTCAAACCATTCAATAATTAAACTTTGTTGTAAAAGCTCAAACAAATCATTAGGCAATGGTGTCTGCGATGTTGTTCTGTCATGCGACCATCTTGCGAAATCAGCTAATGCATTTTTTGTAAGTATCATATTCTTATATTTTGTGGAGACTACTCCGTGGGGTTTAAATATTCAACTGCTTCCATAAAGGTATCTTTCACAGTGTAAAATTCATCAATTGTTGCTTTGTATTCAGGATCTAACATTATTCGCAGAAACCTACCCATTGATAAATCTCTAAGTTTAATCGCATCTTCTGTAGAATTAAATTTATGCACAGAAATATCGAATGTATAATCAGTTACAATTGAATTGTCTTTTTGCTGCAGGAAAACATTATCAACTTTCACTCTATTTCCAGTTAAATATTTATATAATGCGTTTTGATTTTTAACACTAGATCTAGTTCTCATCTCTATTCTTTTAGTCCTATAGCCTCTAAAGCGGAAGGGGTTAGTTCAATTCCTAAATAAGCATGAGCCAAAGCCTCTATTGTGTTTCCAATAAGATCACCGCCTCCCAATCCATTTTCGTGAACATTCATGAATTGAAACCTTTCTAAATAAATTGTCAATTTCAATGAGTCATTAAAAACTTCGTTTAATG is a genomic window containing:
- a CDS encoding anhydro-N-acetylmuramic acid kinase is translated as MKALAIGLMSGTSMDGLDICLAEFEKQDKWTFQILKAETIPYSEDWENKLRNSIHLSAEDLLELHSEYGFYLGRQVKKFIHKHQLENISMIASHGHTIFHQPKRKFTLQIGDGRAIKLETGLPVIYDFRSQDVLMNGNGAPLVPIGDELLFSEYNACLNLGGFSNISLHSDGKRIAFDIAPVNIVLNHLAQQINKSFDENGALAQKGEINEALLNDLNTLDFYQHSHPKSLGIEWCNKHIFPALKNIEILDALATFTEHTAQQIANVINKNNIKDILITGGGAYNSFLIEKIRSKTQAEVIIPKKEIIDYKEALIFAFMGVLKVNNEVNVLSSATGSSYDHCSGVIA
- a CDS encoding ATP-binding protein, producing the protein MNWENIAGQTNLKKILRESIAENRVSHAQLFVGKEGYGTLPMVLAYAKEILNRENEHAAAKVEHLNHLDLHFSFPVFTDNRNSLSKNKFDEFREMIMASPYASYDDWTAFLESENKQLFISADEIDDQNQKFSLKSFEGGTKILIVWRADKMNIAASNKFLKFLEEPPAKTIILLTAESTNDILPTILSRTQIVEIPRIHDEDIENHLKKNFSVSEEKVKEIVHEAQGDLNDAIKLLNSGDKSNEFEKLFVQWVRDAFMVKKKPEYLRSIILWAREIAGWNREKQKNFLNYCSEIFRLALLQNYQSENLVYKKINANGFNWAGFSKFISGANIESILEEINTADLHLTRNGNPKIVWTDLGIKLSRYIHKST
- a CDS encoding membrane protein, with protein sequence MKKIFVVSFISVGYFLNAQSLSNSPYATYGIGDVKYDNTIETTSMGGISTAFISDFTSSFNFANPANNANFELTSIRLEATNENNYFKSNYNDMKSTKHSTYLSNISLAFPLSPKVKMGISYQPYSSKSYDIVNEQLAADGTPMYKNNFKGSGTLNAAQVAVSYKINQELSVGARANLYFGDLNDLNEFRAYNPATGSYAGEYVNGYQTKNRVRNFNFTLGTSYQTLNTRTDKKFTVGATATFGNTSNMTTEYVNSTYRYSDAQETNKVYETIIDQQETKSKNLLPLQASVGVGYGSENHWFLSGQVDYKKGEDISYFGKTFDFQDTYRVSAGGWYLPNYNNFRNYFSRVIYRYGAFYERGNLKLEGTSINKFGISAGVMLPFKTSSITRMSGLEIGLEVGKRGTLKNNLINQNFVNLKIGFNFADKWFRKTLYN
- a CDS encoding TolC family protein, with product MKRINNSVIALSLFVGIANANAQEKKTLSLDEAVQLGIQNSKNLKIDAAKIEEATADLLEAKNRQLPELKVSGSYMYLPIKPNVDIKLPGVSGAGGPEVHQVLYGSANLSVPIYSGGRIKYGIQSAKYLVEASKLSTENDKIAIAYNVAQAYNNLFKANQSIKVFEENLAASQKRDETFLKMENNGLIARNDRLKANLQTSNIELQLLEAKNNYNIANINMDLLLGIPETTELVVDENYIEEGSDVKPVDFYVTEARENRKDLQALAQQRKAAELGSKAAKAENLPSIAFTGGYVAADIPKFLTVYNAINVGIGVSYNLSNLWKENSSLRQSQAREKQLAATDELLNDNIKLDVNREYQNTDYSKKRIVVFEKSAEQANENYRITKNKYDNGLATMTELLDADAAQIAANVGVINAKADAALAYRKLLQTTGTLTIK
- the lptC gene encoding LPS export ABC transporter periplasmic protein LptC, yielding MNFSKKISYKNIACLFSCAIFFILTSCEEDLTKRNGSQSKNFPSQIINNANIIQRDSGFITLKAKAPIIEKYELIDSPYVVARKGIDIEFFDKKKPKVPGRITAKYARIFEYKKFYEAKGDVRIKTNEGQRFAMQSIYWDQRKNRIYTKDTVYVTMEDGSTLVGANGMTAKDDFSEYTFYNNSGDFSSKRISENKK
- a CDS encoding tyrosine-type recombinase/integrase: MKNFEVRVFSSKNMDEKWYVYIYHNSKIIKKIYKGINSERSFEERMIKAETLKRIIEKEINEGWNPQSKKKNQSMTIFQALEFGLDKKKASLASGSYGEYSIAVNIFKHYGAIEGFDKISIQNCERYHIKTILNAARNDRSWSSMNYNKTLRRYSSIFSELIEWEIITSNPARDIKSLKEENRGGYEVMTKKEQKKAFSHLKKLNFNYYVFCSIVYYMGIRPGELLRLRCKDVDVERKIIKINSVYSKTKKTRVVPIIGTIKKLIYSFDLSDPDLFLFGHPIPGKLPFLKENFFCPNKYQFDRAYPTKLWKREIIDGLKINKKLYSNKHKGASDKLRAGIDIETIAAIFGHSRQKMTELYADYIKELRFEKAQNVVLDEY
- the mdlD gene encoding NAD(P)-dependent benzaldehyde dehydrogenase MdlD — its product is MDTNLEQKIKGIFQQQKTFFKTNKTKDIEFRKAQLRKFRKVFLQHTDDLCEALSIDLGKSRKEAEYVEIQIVISELDYFLENIDEWAKPTSVPSKPHPSGAEVVSKVMYEPYGVTYIIGPFNYPVQLTFSPLIGALVAGNTAILKPSENTPHVAQVLENIVKESFDESYVAVIQGAIEENTLLLSLPFDYIFFTGSPNVGKIVMKAAAEQLIPLALELGGKSPTIVHKDADLDKAVARISYGKWINCGQTCVAPDYIYIHESIKGAFIEKFKAHLNTTYEGQSLGKIGKIVSQNQIKHLAGYLEAAPEKVIYGGSYDLETRHFEATLMDNITWNDQVMQQEIFGPILPIMTYSDINEALEEINSRPKPLALYVFTENQEFADNVLHHTTSGDAEINSTIIHVGSHYLPFGGVGTSGMGKYHGKFSFESFSHSRSVLQVK
- a CDS encoding TetR/AcrR family transcriptional regulator: MNTNMISKEENILFAAEKLFAEKGFEGTSTREIAKDANVNISMISYYFGSKEKLYEKLVEYRMNEGQFFSKDLLGRTDINEWQKIEKVIDQFSNKIRTQKCFYRIMQREQLYSKNPQIIEFLKQTKMGFLSMYSQILESGLKNGIFTKNPPIYLLHSTISGTLFYAFNAKEMYKEFLNETEDEETFDAKYYTELNKHIKYLLKDLLGYEENK